A single region of the Mycobacterium avium subsp. avium genome encodes:
- the dusB gene encoding tRNA dihydrouridine synthase DusB: protein MRIGPIELASPVVLAPMAGVTNVAFRTLCRELERELVGTVSGLYVCEMVTARALVERHPATMHMTTFAPDESPRSLQLYTVDPATTYAAAKMIANEGLADHIDMNFGCPVPKVTKRGGGSALPYKRRLFGQIVAAAVRATQGTEIPVTVKFRIGIDEEHHTHLDAGRIAEAEGAAAVALHARTAAQRYSGTADWEQIALLKQQVRTIPVLGNGDIYDASDALTMMAATGCDGVVIGRGCLGRPWLFAELSAAFTGSPPPTPPTLGQVADIVRRHGRLLAAHFGEDKGMRDIRKHIAWYLHGFPAGSELRRALAMVKTLDELDRLLDRLDGSVPFPDEATGPRGRQGSPARVVLPEGWLDDPDDCTVPAGADVMHSGG from the coding sequence TTGCGTATCGGCCCCATCGAGCTGGCCAGCCCGGTGGTGCTGGCTCCCATGGCCGGGGTCACCAACGTCGCGTTTCGCACCCTGTGCCGTGAGCTGGAGCGGGAGCTGGTCGGGACGGTCAGCGGACTCTACGTCTGCGAAATGGTGACGGCACGCGCGCTCGTCGAGCGGCACCCGGCCACCATGCACATGACCACGTTCGCCCCGGACGAGTCGCCGCGGTCGCTGCAGCTCTACACCGTCGACCCGGCCACCACCTACGCGGCGGCCAAGATGATCGCCAACGAGGGCCTGGCCGATCACATCGACATGAACTTCGGCTGTCCGGTGCCCAAGGTGACCAAGCGCGGCGGCGGCTCGGCGCTGCCCTACAAACGACGCCTGTTCGGGCAGATCGTGGCCGCGGCGGTGCGCGCCACGCAGGGCACCGAGATACCGGTGACCGTCAAGTTCCGCATCGGTATCGACGAAGAGCACCACACGCATCTGGATGCCGGGCGCATCGCCGAGGCCGAGGGTGCCGCGGCGGTCGCGCTGCACGCCCGCACCGCGGCGCAGCGGTATTCCGGCACCGCGGACTGGGAACAGATCGCCCTGCTCAAGCAGCAGGTGCGCACCATTCCGGTGCTGGGCAACGGCGACATCTACGACGCCAGCGACGCGCTGACCATGATGGCCGCCACCGGGTGCGACGGCGTGGTCATCGGCCGCGGCTGTCTGGGCCGGCCGTGGCTGTTCGCCGAGCTGTCGGCCGCGTTCACCGGCAGCCCGCCGCCCACGCCGCCCACCCTGGGGCAGGTGGCCGACATCGTGCGCCGGCACGGGCGGCTGCTGGCCGCCCACTTCGGCGAGGACAAGGGCATGCGCGACATCCGCAAGCACATCGCCTGGTACCTGCACGGCTTCCCGGCCGGTTCCGAGCTGCGGCGCGCGCTGGCGATGGTCAAGACGCTCGACGAGCTGGACCGCCTGCTCGACCGGTTGGACGGCTCGGTACCGTTCCCGGACGAGGCGACCGGGCCCCGGGGGCGGCAGGGTTCACCCGCCCGGGTGGTGCTGCCGGAGGGCTGGCTCGACGACCCGGACGACTGCACGGTGCCGGCCGGCGCCGACGTCATGCACTCCGGCGGCTGA
- a CDS encoding LCP family protein, with the protein MAAAPWERFFEPPPDDRLHRWRPDAAALEPVAAPEDDDEPGGCHTGGGVTVADLIAKVGAPNRPVHRRAAPEETEPFEPEPVEPEPEPPGPASGLPLELQQTQVIDDLAYSVDAVFELRELMATDYPNDGDSDQQSADAAGEPRRRRRPMLMAGRSVAALAAVLALATTGGAWQWSASKNARLNTINALDRNSSDIRDPGGQYGDEDFLIVGLDSRAGDNANMGAGSTDDADGARSDTVMLVNIPANRKRVVAVSFPRDLAITPMQCEAWDPSTGKYGPIYDPKTKSWGPKMVYTETKLNSAFAFGGPKCLVKEIQKLSGLSINHFIAVDFAGFAKMVDALGGVEVCSSTPLHDYELGTVLEHGGRQVLDGDTALNYVRARQVTTEVNGDYGRIKRQQLFLSSLLRSLISADTLLDLNKLNNVVNLVINDTVVDNVKSKDLVQLGQSLQGMAAGHVTFVTVPTGVTDQNGDEPPRMSDMRALFDAIINDDPLPEENDQNAQNLSASGSTTGAPKAPTTRKSPTPTPEPQREQVTTTSPSGVTVRVSNATTQSGLAATATSQLKRDGFNVMTPDDYPSSVNTTTVLFSPGNEEAAATVASSFANAKVQRVSGYGQVVQVVLGPDFKSVTAPSPSGSTMSLQIERGSSNAPAKLPEDLTVTNAADTTCE; encoded by the coding sequence TTGGCCGCCGCTCCCTGGGAGCGCTTCTTCGAACCCCCGCCCGACGACCGCCTGCACCGGTGGCGGCCGGACGCCGCCGCCCTCGAGCCCGTCGCCGCACCCGAGGACGACGACGAGCCGGGCGGATGCCACACCGGCGGCGGCGTCACCGTCGCCGATCTGATCGCCAAGGTCGGCGCCCCGAACCGGCCCGTGCACCGTCGCGCGGCTCCGGAGGAGACCGAGCCGTTCGAACCCGAGCCTGTCGAACCCGAGCCCGAGCCGCCCGGGCCCGCGTCGGGGCTGCCGCTCGAGCTGCAGCAGACCCAGGTGATCGACGACCTGGCCTACTCGGTGGACGCGGTCTTCGAGCTTCGCGAGCTGATGGCCACCGACTACCCGAACGACGGGGACTCCGACCAGCAGAGCGCCGACGCCGCCGGGGAACCCCGGCGCCGGCGCCGTCCGATGCTGATGGCCGGGCGGTCGGTGGCGGCCCTGGCCGCCGTGCTCGCCCTGGCGACGACCGGCGGGGCGTGGCAGTGGAGCGCGTCGAAAAACGCCCGGCTCAACACGATCAACGCGCTCGACCGCAATTCCAGCGACATCCGGGACCCGGGCGGACAGTACGGCGACGAAGACTTCCTGATCGTCGGCCTGGACTCGCGCGCCGGCGACAACGCCAACATGGGTGCCGGCAGCACCGACGACGCCGACGGCGCCCGCTCGGACACCGTGATGCTGGTCAACATCCCGGCCAACCGCAAACGCGTGGTGGCGGTGTCGTTCCCCCGCGACCTGGCGATCACCCCGATGCAGTGCGAGGCGTGGGACCCCAGCACCGGCAAGTACGGGCCCATCTATGACCCGAAGACCAAGAGCTGGGGCCCGAAGATGGTCTACACCGAGACCAAATTGAACTCGGCGTTCGCGTTCGGCGGCCCCAAGTGTCTGGTGAAGGAAATCCAGAAGCTCTCCGGTCTGAGCATCAACCACTTCATCGCCGTCGACTTCGCCGGGTTCGCGAAGATGGTCGACGCCCTGGGTGGTGTCGAGGTGTGCTCGAGCACCCCGCTGCACGACTACGAGCTGGGCACGGTGCTCGAGCACGGCGGTCGCCAGGTCCTCGACGGCGACACGGCCCTGAACTACGTGCGGGCCCGCCAGGTCACCACCGAGGTCAACGGCGACTACGGCCGCATCAAACGCCAGCAGTTGTTCCTGTCCTCGCTGCTGCGGTCACTGATCTCCGCGGACACCCTGCTCGACCTCAACAAGCTCAACAACGTCGTCAACCTCGTGATCAACGACACCGTCGTCGACAACGTGAAGTCCAAGGACCTCGTCCAGCTCGGCCAGTCGTTGCAGGGCATGGCGGCCGGCCACGTCACCTTCGTGACGGTGCCGACCGGCGTCACCGACCAGAACGGCGACGAGCCGCCCCGGATGTCGGACATGCGCGCGCTGTTCGACGCCATCATCAACGACGACCCGCTGCCCGAGGAAAACGACCAGAACGCACAGAATTTGAGCGCTTCCGGTTCGACCACCGGCGCGCCGAAGGCGCCCACCACCCGCAAGTCGCCCACCCCGACGCCGGAGCCGCAGCGCGAGCAGGTCACCACGACCTCGCCGAGCGGTGTGACGGTGCGGGTTTCCAACGCGACCACGCAGAGCGGACTGGCGGCCACGGCGACCAGCCAGCTCAAGCGCGACGGCTTCAACGTGATGACCCCCGATGACTATCCGAGTTCGGTGAACACGACGACGGTGTTGTTCTCGCCGGGCAACGAGGAGGCCGCGGCGACGGTGGCGTCCTCGTTCGCCAACGCGAAGGTGCAGCGGGTGTCCGGCTACGGACAGGTCGTGCAGGTGGTGCTGGGCCCCGATTTCAAGTCGGTCACCGCTCCCTCACCCAGCGGCTCGACGATGAGCCTGCAGATCGAACGTGGCTCGAGCAACGCGCCGGCCAAGCTGCCCGAGGACCTGACGGTCACCAACGCGGCCGACACCACCTGCGAGTAA
- the phoU gene encoding phosphate signaling complex protein PhoU yields the protein MRTAYHEQLSELSERLGEMCGLAGVAMERATQALLQADLVLAEQVISDHEAIAAMSARAEETAFVLLALQAPVAGDLRAIVSAIQMVADIDRMGALALHVAKIARRRHPQHALPEEVNGYFAEMGSIAVELGNSAQEVVLSRDPEKAARIREEDDAMDDLHRHLFSVLMDREWKHGVAAAVDVTLLGRFYERFADHAVEVARRVIFQATGRLPEEETKPASQ from the coding sequence ATGCGAACCGCCTACCACGAGCAGCTCTCGGAGTTGTCCGAGCGGCTCGGCGAGATGTGCGGCTTGGCGGGGGTCGCCATGGAGCGGGCCACCCAGGCGCTGCTGCAGGCCGACCTGGTGCTGGCCGAACAAGTGATCAGCGACCACGAAGCGATCGCCGCGATGAGCGCGCGCGCCGAGGAAACCGCCTTCGTACTGTTGGCATTACAGGCGCCGGTGGCCGGCGATCTGCGGGCCATCGTGAGCGCCATCCAGATGGTGGCGGACATCGACCGGATGGGCGCGCTGGCGCTGCACGTCGCCAAGATCGCCCGTCGACGCCACCCCCAGCACGCGCTGCCCGAAGAGGTGAACGGTTATTTCGCCGAAATGGGAAGCATCGCAGTCGAATTGGGCAACAGCGCCCAAGAGGTGGTGTTGTCCCGCGACCCGGAGAAGGCGGCCCGGATCCGCGAAGAGGACGACGCGATGGACGATCTGCACCGGCATCTGTTCTCGGTGCTGATGGACCGTGAATGGAAGCACGGCGTCGCGGCGGCCGTCGACGTGACGCTGCTGGGCCGGTTCTACGAACGCTTCGCCGACCACGCCGTCGAGGTGGCCAGGCGGGTCATCTTCCAGGCCACCGGCAGACTGCCCGAGGAAGAGACGAAACCCGCCTCGCAGTAA
- the pstB gene encoding phosphate ABC transporter ATP-binding protein PstB, translating into MAKRLDLKGVNIYYGSFHAVAEVTLSVLPRSVTAFIGPSGCGKTTVLRTLNRMHEVVPGGRVEGSVLLDDEDIYGPGVDPVGVRRAIGMVFQRPNPFPAMSIRDNVVAGLKLQGVRNRKVLDETAEYSLRGANLWDEVKDRLDRPGGGLSGGQQQRLCIARAIAVQPDVLLMDEPCSALDPISTMAIEELISELKQDYTIVIVTHNMQQAARVSDYTAFFNLEAVGKPGRLIEVDDTEKIFSNPSQKATEDYISGRFG; encoded by the coding sequence GTGGCCAAACGGTTGGACCTCAAGGGTGTCAACATCTACTACGGGTCGTTTCACGCCGTCGCGGAGGTGACGCTGTCGGTGCTTCCGCGCAGCGTCACGGCGTTCATCGGCCCGTCGGGTTGCGGCAAGACGACGGTGTTGCGCACCCTCAACCGGATGCACGAGGTGGTGCCCGGCGGGCGGGTCGAGGGAAGCGTGCTGCTCGACGACGAAGACATCTACGGCCCCGGTGTCGACCCTGTCGGGGTGCGCCGGGCCATCGGTATGGTGTTCCAACGGCCGAACCCGTTCCCCGCCATGTCAATTCGCGACAACGTGGTCGCGGGCCTGAAGCTGCAAGGGGTCCGCAACCGCAAGGTGCTCGACGAGACGGCCGAGTACTCGCTGCGCGGCGCCAACCTGTGGGACGAGGTCAAGGACCGGCTGGACAGGCCCGGCGGCGGACTCTCGGGCGGGCAGCAGCAGCGGTTGTGCATCGCGCGGGCCATCGCGGTGCAACCGGATGTGCTGCTGATGGACGAGCCGTGCTCGGCGCTGGACCCGATTTCGACGATGGCCATCGAAGAGCTGATCAGCGAGCTGAAGCAGGACTACACCATCGTCATCGTCACCCACAACATGCAGCAGGCCGCCCGGGTCAGCGACTACACCGCGTTTTTCAACCTGGAAGCCGTCGGAAAGCCGGGACGACTGATCGAGGTCGACGACACCGAGAAGATCTTCTCCAACCCCAGCCAGAAGGCGACGGAGGACTACATCTCGGGCCGCTTCGGTTAA
- the pstA gene encoding phosphate ABC transporter permease PstA: MTSMLDRPLKSRTFSPLSRRRRAANSVATVLVSLSLLVAVTPLVMVLCSVVVKGFRAITSTVWWSHSQAGMTAFVTGGGAYHALVGTVLQGLVCAAISIPIGLMVAIYLVEYGGGTPLGRLASFMVDILSGVPSIVAALFVYALCVATLGLPRSEFAVSLALVLLMLPVIVRATEEMLRIVPVDLREASYALGITKWKTIARVVLPTGLSGIVTGILLAMARVMGETAPLLILVGYAQSMNFDIFSGFMGTLPGMMYNQASAGAGINPIPTDRLWGAALTLILVIATINIVARVITKFLGARKS, translated from the coding sequence ATGACCTCGATGCTGGACCGCCCGCTCAAGTCGCGGACGTTCTCGCCGCTGTCCCGACGCCGTCGAGCCGCGAATTCCGTTGCGACCGTGCTGGTTTCGTTGTCGTTGCTGGTCGCGGTGACCCCGCTGGTGATGGTGCTGTGCTCGGTGGTCGTCAAGGGGTTCAGGGCGATCACCTCGACCGTGTGGTGGTCGCACTCGCAGGCCGGGATGACCGCGTTCGTGACCGGGGGCGGTGCCTATCACGCGCTGGTCGGCACCGTGCTGCAGGGATTGGTGTGCGCGGCGATCTCCATCCCGATCGGCCTGATGGTGGCCATCTATCTGGTCGAGTACGGCGGCGGCACCCCGCTGGGCCGGCTGGCCTCGTTCATGGTGGACATCCTGAGCGGGGTGCCCTCGATCGTGGCGGCGTTGTTCGTCTATGCGCTGTGCGTGGCCACGCTGGGGCTGCCGCGCTCGGAGTTCGCGGTGTCGCTGGCGCTGGTCCTGCTGATGCTGCCGGTGATCGTGCGGGCCACCGAGGAGATGCTGCGGATCGTCCCGGTGGATCTGCGCGAGGCCAGTTACGCGCTGGGCATCACCAAGTGGAAGACCATCGCCCGGGTGGTCCTGCCCACCGGGCTGTCCGGCATCGTCACCGGCATCTTGCTGGCGATGGCCCGGGTGATGGGGGAGACGGCGCCGCTGCTGATCCTGGTCGGCTATGCACAGTCGATGAACTTCGACATCTTCAGCGGATTCATGGGGACGTTGCCCGGCATGATGTACAACCAGGCGTCGGCCGGCGCGGGCATCAACCCCATCCCCACGGATCGGTTGTGGGGTGCCGCGTTGACCCTCATCCTGGTGATCGCCACGATCAATATCGTGGCCCGGGTGATAACCAAGTTCCTTGGCGCCAGAAAGTCATAG
- the pstC gene encoding phosphate ABC transporter permease subunit PstC yields the protein MTGFSGPNPTDAGSGAVVAAPFPEPSATPISPWGQGRPHAGDRIFRRLAQASGVLIVLVIAAIAVFLLDRAVPALQRNRENFFGYGGNWVTTDTSAMHFGIASLLPVTVFVSLFALILAMPVALGVAIFITHYAPRRAATPLAYAVDLLAAVPSIIYGAWGLYVLAPQLRPVATWLNHSMGWCFLFADGNTSAGGGGTIFTGGIVLAVMILPIITAVTREVFIQTPHDQIEAALALGATRWEVVRTVTLPFGRSGYISGGMLGLGRALGETVALLIILRGTQSAFGWSLFDGGSTFATKIAGAAAELDDRFKAGAYIAAGLTLFVLTFVVDALARGAVAGVGRRAGP from the coding sequence GTGACGGGGTTTTCCGGGCCGAATCCCACCGACGCGGGCTCGGGCGCGGTGGTCGCCGCGCCGTTCCCGGAGCCGTCGGCGACCCCCATCAGCCCCTGGGGGCAGGGGCGACCGCATGCGGGAGACCGGATTTTCCGCCGACTGGCGCAGGCCTCCGGGGTGCTGATCGTGCTGGTGATCGCCGCGATCGCGGTGTTTTTGCTCGACCGCGCGGTGCCGGCGCTGCAGCGCAACCGCGAGAACTTCTTCGGCTACGGCGGTAACTGGGTCACCACCGACACCTCGGCGATGCATTTCGGGATCGCCAGCCTGCTGCCGGTCACCGTGTTCGTGTCGCTGTTCGCGTTGATCCTGGCGATGCCGGTCGCGCTGGGCGTCGCCATCTTCATCACCCACTACGCGCCGCGCCGCGCCGCCACCCCGCTGGCCTACGCCGTCGACCTGCTGGCCGCGGTGCCCTCGATCATCTACGGCGCCTGGGGCCTGTACGTGTTGGCGCCGCAGCTTCGACCCGTCGCCACTTGGCTCAACCACTCGATGGGCTGGTGTTTCCTGTTCGCCGACGGCAACACCTCTGCGGGCGGCGGCGGCACCATCTTCACCGGCGGAATCGTGCTCGCGGTGATGATCCTGCCGATCATCACCGCCGTCACCCGCGAAGTGTTCATCCAGACCCCGCACGACCAGATCGAGGCCGCGCTGGCGCTGGGCGCGACCCGCTGGGAAGTGGTCCGGACGGTCACGCTGCCGTTCGGCCGGTCCGGCTACATCAGCGGCGGGATGCTGGGGCTGGGCCGCGCCCTGGGTGAGACTGTCGCGCTGCTGATCATCCTGCGGGGCACCCAGTCGGCGTTCGGCTGGTCGCTGTTCGACGGCGGCTCCACCTTCGCCACCAAGATCGCGGGCGCCGCGGCGGAATTGGACGACCGCTTCAAGGCCGGCGCCTACATCGCGGCGGGGCTGACGCTGTTCGTGCTCACCTTCGTGGTCGACGCCCTGGCGCGCGGCGCCGTCGCCGGGGTGGGCAGGCGGGCGGGCCCATGA
- the pstS gene encoding phosphate ABC transporter substrate-binding protein PstS produces MRLDRQGGALAAAALATALGAAALTGCGSDENHRGTAAPSISGTTGTAGCGGKNKLTAEGSTAQENAITMFNQVWGQYCPGKGLAYNPTGSGAGREQFIAGHVDFAGADSPLVADQIGPAAQRCGGNPAWDLPLVFGPIAITYNLPGNPALVVSSDAVAKIFTGKITNWNDPILAALNPGVALPDTKITPIYRTDSSGTTDNVQKYLTAAAPQSWAKGVGTEFQGGVGEGAAKSAGVIQAVRATTGAIGYVEKGFADQAGMPYAKIATRGGVVPLTNETAGNAVNAAKFLSEGDDLVLDLHAMYASQEPGVYPLLLVTYEIVCSKGYDPETLAAVKSFLGVAATSGQDGLSTAGYIPLPDKVRQRLVTAINALQ; encoded by the coding sequence GTGAGGCTGGACAGGCAGGGCGGGGCGCTGGCCGCCGCGGCGTTGGCGACGGCACTGGGCGCCGCGGCGCTGACCGGCTGCGGGAGCGACGAGAACCACCGCGGGACCGCCGCGCCGAGCATCAGCGGGACCACCGGCACCGCGGGCTGCGGCGGCAAGAACAAGCTGACCGCGGAGGGCTCGACCGCGCAGGAAAACGCGATCACGATGTTCAACCAGGTGTGGGGCCAGTACTGCCCGGGCAAGGGCCTGGCCTACAACCCGACCGGGTCGGGCGCCGGCCGCGAGCAGTTCATCGCCGGGCACGTGGATTTCGCGGGCGCGGACTCGCCGTTGGTCGCCGACCAGATCGGCCCGGCCGCCCAGCGCTGCGGCGGCAACCCGGCGTGGGACCTGCCGCTGGTGTTCGGGCCGATCGCGATCACCTACAACCTGCCCGGCAACCCGGCCCTGGTGGTCAGCAGTGACGCGGTGGCCAAGATCTTCACCGGCAAGATCACCAACTGGAACGACCCGATCCTGGCGGCCCTCAATCCCGGGGTGGCCCTTCCCGACACAAAGATCACCCCGATCTACCGGACCGACTCGTCGGGAACCACCGATAACGTGCAGAAGTATCTGACCGCCGCCGCGCCGCAGAGCTGGGCCAAGGGCGTCGGCACCGAATTCCAGGGCGGCGTCGGCGAGGGCGCCGCGAAGTCGGCGGGAGTCATCCAGGCGGTGCGGGCCACCACCGGGGCCATCGGCTACGTGGAGAAGGGCTTCGCCGACCAGGCCGGCATGCCCTACGCCAAGATCGCCACCCGCGGTGGGGTGGTCCCGCTGACCAACGAGACCGCCGGAAACGCCGTCAACGCGGCCAAATTCCTGTCCGAGGGCGACGACCTGGTGCTCGACCTCCACGCCATGTACGCCTCCCAGGAGCCGGGCGTCTACCCGTTGCTGCTGGTGACGTACGAGATCGTGTGTTCGAAGGGGTACGACCCCGAGACGCTGGCGGCCGTGAAATCGTTTCTCGGCGTGGCCGCCACCAGCGGGCAGGACGGCCTTTCCACCGCCGGCTACATCCCGCTGCCCGATAAGGTCAGACAACGACTGGTTACCGCGATCAATGCGTTGCAGTAG
- the mshD gene encoding mycothiol synthase: MTAADWRRTLNPQEQLEVRELVGAATEFDAVAPVGEQVLRELGHDRTEHLLIRGSVSGGAADAVVGYLNLTPPRDAQPQMAELVVHPRARRRGIGSALARAALAKTGAANRFWAHGTLEPARATAATLGLSPVRELMQMRRSLRDLPDSVPAVPGVRIRTYAGPADDAELLRVNNAAFAYHPEQGGWTDVELAERRAEPWFDPAGLFLAFGDDDSDRPGRLLGFHWTKVHLDQPGLGEVYVVGVDPCAQGRGLGQALTAVGIEWLARRLGAGDSAADPTVMLYVEADNVAAVRTYQRLGFTTYSVDTAYAVPPAAH, encoded by the coding sequence GTGACCGCGGCTGACTGGCGCCGCACGCTGAATCCGCAGGAGCAGCTCGAGGTGCGCGAACTCGTCGGTGCGGCAACCGAATTCGATGCGGTGGCGCCCGTCGGCGAGCAGGTGCTGCGCGAGCTTGGGCACGACCGCACCGAGCACCTGCTGATTCGCGGATCGGTGTCCGGCGGCGCCGCCGACGCCGTCGTCGGCTACCTCAATCTCACCCCGCCCCGCGACGCGCAGCCCCAGATGGCCGAACTCGTGGTGCACCCGCGGGCCCGTCGGCGCGGCATCGGATCCGCCTTGGCGCGCGCGGCGTTGGCGAAAACCGGTGCGGCCAACCGGTTTTGGGCGCACGGCACGCTCGAGCCGGCCCGGGCGACCGCGGCGACGCTGGGCCTGTCGCCGGTGCGCGAACTGATGCAGATGCGACGCTCGCTGCGCGACCTCCCCGACAGCGTGCCCGCGGTGCCCGGGGTGCGCATCCGCACCTACGCGGGCCCGGCCGACGACGCCGAGCTGCTGCGGGTCAACAACGCCGCGTTCGCCTACCACCCCGAGCAGGGCGGCTGGACCGACGTCGAGCTGGCCGAGCGGCGCGCGGAACCGTGGTTCGACCCGGCGGGCCTGTTCCTCGCGTTCGGCGACGACGACAGCGATCGGCCGGGCCGGCTGCTGGGCTTCCACTGGACCAAGGTGCACCTCGACCAGCCCGGCCTGGGGGAGGTGTACGTCGTCGGCGTCGACCCCTGCGCGCAGGGCCGCGGGCTCGGGCAGGCGCTGACGGCCGTCGGGATCGAATGGCTGGCGCGGCGGCTGGGTGCCGGCGACTCCGCGGCCGACCCCACCGTGATGCTCTACGTGGAGGCGGACAACGTCGCCGCGGTGCGCACCTACCAGCGCTTGGGCTTCACCACCTACAGCGTCGACACCGCATACGCGGTCCCACCGGCGGCCCACTGA
- a CDS encoding winged helix-turn-helix transcriptional regulator — MELLLLTPELHPDPVLPSLSLLAHTVRTAPPEPSSLLEAGTADAVIVDARTDLSSARGLCRLLSTAGRSVPVLAVVSEGGLVAVNSDWGLDEILLPTTGPAEVDARLRLVVGRRGGLADQESAGKVTLGELVIDEGTYTARLRGRPLDLTYKEFELLKYLAQHAGRVFTRAQLLHEVWGYDFFGGTRTVDVHVRRLRAKLGPEYEALIGTVRNVGYKAVRPARGRPPVAEADDAESESDSASESDAEDVHDPLVDPLHTQ; from the coding sequence TTGGAGCTACTACTGCTGACCCCGGAGCTGCATCCCGATCCGGTCCTGCCGTCGTTGTCGCTGCTGGCGCACACCGTGCGAACCGCGCCGCCCGAACCTTCCTCGCTGCTCGAGGCCGGAACGGCCGACGCCGTCATCGTCGACGCGCGCACCGATTTGTCGTCGGCGCGCGGGCTGTGCCGGCTGCTGAGCACGGCCGGCCGGTCGGTTCCGGTGTTGGCGGTGGTCAGCGAGGGCGGGCTGGTGGCCGTCAACTCGGACTGGGGTCTGGACGAGATCCTGCTGCCCACCACCGGGCCCGCCGAGGTCGATGCGCGGCTGCGGCTGGTGGTCGGGCGCCGGGGCGGGCTGGCGGACCAGGAAAGCGCCGGCAAGGTCACCCTGGGCGAGTTGGTGATCGACGAGGGCACCTATACCGCCCGGTTGCGCGGCCGCCCGCTTGACCTCACCTACAAGGAATTCGAGTTGCTCAAATACCTGGCCCAGCACGCCGGCCGGGTGTTCACCCGCGCTCAGCTGCTGCACGAGGTGTGGGGATACGACTTCTTCGGCGGCACCCGCACCGTCGACGTGCACGTGCGCCGGCTGCGGGCCAAGCTGGGGCCCGAGTACGAGGCGCTGATCGGCACCGTGCGCAACGTCGGCTACAAGGCCGTGCGCCCGGCCCGCGGCCGTCCGCCGGTGGCCGAGGCCGACGACGCCGAGTCCGAGTCCGACTCCGCGTCCGAATCCGACGCCGAGGACGTCCACGATCCGCTGGTCGATCCGTTGCACACTCAGTGA
- the lmeA gene encoding mannan chain length control protein LmeA, which yields MRVRKVLIGVAATAILVAVVALGAIGVDYGTSIYAEYRLSSSVRRAADLGTDPFVAIVAFPFLPQALRGNYNQLEIKATAVSHAMTGKATLEATMYSVDLAQASWLIAPDAKLAVRKLESRIIIDSTHLGRYLNISDLMVEAPPKETNTATGGITASGISGSHGLVFTGTPKSAGFDHRVSVSVDLSIAPDDPATLVFTPTGVLTGSDTADQSVPADKHDAVLHAFSGRLPNQRLPFGVAPTTEGARGSDVIIEGITYGVTVTLEGFKQS from the coding sequence ATGCGGGTGCGCAAGGTGCTGATCGGTGTGGCCGCGACGGCGATCCTAGTGGCTGTGGTCGCCCTCGGCGCGATCGGCGTCGACTACGGGACCAGCATCTATGCCGAATACCGGCTGTCGTCCAGCGTGCGCAGGGCCGCCGACCTGGGCACCGACCCGTTCGTGGCGATCGTGGCGTTTCCGTTCCTTCCGCAGGCCCTGCGCGGCAACTACAACCAGCTGGAGATCAAGGCCACCGCCGTCAGCCATGCGATGACCGGCAAGGCCACCCTGGAAGCCACCATGTACTCGGTGGACCTGGCGCAGGCGTCCTGGCTGATCGCACCCGACGCCAAGCTCGCGGTGCGCAAGCTGGAGAGCCGCATCATCATCGACTCCACCCACCTGGGCCGGTATCTGAACATCAGCGACCTGATGGTGGAGGCGCCGCCCAAGGAGACCAACACCGCCACCGGGGGCATCACCGCCTCGGGCATCTCCGGCAGTCACGGGCTGGTGTTCACCGGCACCCCCAAATCGGCCGGCTTCGACCACCGGGTGAGCGTTTCGGTCGACCTGTCCATCGCCCCCGACGACCCCGCGACCCTGGTGTTCACCCCGACCGGTGTCCTGACCGGATCGGACACCGCCGACCAGAGCGTGCCCGCCGACAAGCACGACGCGGTGCTGCACGCCTTCAGCGGCAGGCTGCCCAATCAGCGGCTGCCCTTCGGCGTCGCGCCCACTACCGAGGGGGCCCGCGGCTCCGACGTGATCATCGAGGGCATCACGTACGGAGTAACCGTGACCCTCGAAGGGTTCAAACAATCATGA
- a CDS encoding thioredoxin family protein — protein MTTLVVILAVLAAATLAGWLLTRRSGRIREIDAGPQRDTGDDVAALGLSRDGPTVVHFSAPWCGPCDRVRRVVDQVCADLGGVAHVEIDLDAHPDTARRYAVLSLPTTLIFDADGRQRYRSSGVPGAADLRSALKPLLA, from the coding sequence ATGACCACCCTCGTCGTGATCCTCGCGGTGCTTGCCGCGGCAACCCTGGCCGGCTGGCTGTTGACCCGTCGCTCCGGACGCATCCGGGAAATCGACGCGGGGCCGCAGCGCGACACCGGCGACGACGTCGCCGCGCTGGGGCTGTCCCGCGACGGACCGACCGTCGTGCACTTCAGCGCGCCGTGGTGCGGGCCGTGCGATCGGGTGCGCCGGGTGGTCGACCAGGTCTGCGCCGACCTGGGCGGCGTGGCGCACGTCGAGATCGACCTGGACGCCCACCCGGACACCGCCCGCCGCTATGCGGTGCTGTCGCTGCCCACCACGCTGATCTTCGACGCCGACGGCCGGCAGCGCTACCGCAGCTCCGGAGTGCCCGGCGCCGCCGACCTGCGCTCCGCCCTGAAACCGCTGTTGGCCTGA